A window of the Oscillospiraceae bacterium NTUH-002-81 genome harbors these coding sequences:
- a CDS encoding AAA family ATPase, translated as MTGADIYMKTCKEKALEWNVSPRSVNDMCKKGRIQGAIKEKGYWLIPDDSPKPMDGRVSNGKYIKKNMVAKAEVKSLPIGISDYVRAQEEYYYVDKTLLIKEFLDQKPLVSLFTRPRRFGKTLNMDMLRVFFEISDKNTSKYFVDKNIWQCGEEYRSHQGKYPVIFLTFKDVKFDTWDATIDKIRGLLQEEYGRHQELLNSDKLSQYEKEYFTKIISATANEVELTSSLERLSKMLASHYDKAPVIIIDEYDTPIQEGYSKDFYDEIIGFMRNFFSGAFKDNKNLSYGFLTGILRIAQESIFSGLNNLTVNSVMDEEYDSFFGFTESEVKAMLSYYGVSDKEEELKDWYDGYLFGSEEIYNPWSVINYISKGCLPQAYWVNTGKNEILDDVLRVATDDITERLYDLLQGERVVARIDQNVVYRSLAEDPANIYSLLLVAGYLKTPKKELQADGSYLCEVSIPNREIAAVYKSEILSHFLQTGAITRTTANKIAESLYANDYKKLQSAIGEYMDKSISFFDGGAEGFYHGLMLGLIALMDNQYKIKSNRESGDGRFDVSLIPREKRYPGIILELKWKEKIKRC; from the coding sequence ATGACAGGAGCTGATATATATATGAAAACTTGTAAAGAAAAGGCTTTAGAGTGGAATGTTTCTCCACGTTCCGTAAATGATATGTGCAAAAAAGGAAGAATACAGGGTGCAATAAAAGAAAAAGGATATTGGTTAATTCCAGACGACTCTCCAAAGCCAATGGATGGAAGAGTGTCTAATGGAAAATACATCAAGAAAAATATGGTTGCGAAAGCAGAAGTTAAATCATTACCAATCGGCATCTCTGACTATGTTCGTGCGCAAGAAGAATATTACTATGTCGACAAGACGTTATTAATCAAAGAATTCTTGGATCAAAAGCCATTGGTATCTTTGTTTACGAGACCAAGGAGATTCGGAAAGACCTTGAATATGGATATGCTCAGAGTGTTCTTTGAAATATCAGATAAGAATACTAGTAAGTATTTTGTCGATAAAAATATTTGGCAATGTGGAGAAGAGTATCGTTCACATCAAGGAAAATATCCAGTCATATTCTTAACTTTTAAGGATGTTAAATTTGATACTTGGGACGCAACAATAGATAAAATAAGGGGACTACTTCAAGAAGAGTATGGAAGACATCAAGAGCTACTAAATAGTGATAAGCTCTCACAATATGAGAAGGAGTATTTTACAAAGATTATTAGCGCTACAGCTAATGAAGTGGAGCTTACTTCTTCGCTAGAAAGACTATCTAAAATGCTTGCTTCACATTATGATAAGGCTCCAGTAATCATTATTGATGAATATGATACTCCGATTCAAGAGGGATACTCTAAGGATTTCTACGATGAAATTATTGGATTCATGAGAAATTTCTTTTCAGGAGCATTTAAGGATAATAAGAATTTATCCTATGGTTTCCTAACAGGAATTTTGCGTATTGCTCAGGAAAGTATCTTTAGTGGTCTAAATAATTTAACAGTGAACTCCGTAATGGATGAAGAATACGATAGCTTTTTTGGATTTACAGAATCTGAAGTGAAAGCAATGCTCAGTTACTATGGAGTATCAGATAAAGAGGAGGAACTTAAAGACTGGTACGATGGATATTTGTTTGGTAGCGAAGAAATATATAATCCATGGTCTGTAATCAACTATATTTCCAAGGGATGCCTTCCTCAAGCATATTGGGTAAATACAGGAAAAAATGAAATCCTTGATGATGTACTAAGAGTGGCTACAGATGATATTACAGAAAGATTATATGACCTTTTGCAAGGAGAAAGAGTAGTTGCAAGAATTGATCAAAATGTGGTGTATAGATCGCTTGCGGAGGATCCAGCAAATATTTATAGCTTATTGTTGGTTGCTGGCTATTTGAAAACTCCTAAAAAGGAACTGCAAGCAGATGGTTCATATTTATGTGAAGTATCAATTCCAAATAGAGAGATTGCAGCTGTATATAAGAGTGAAATCTTGTCACATTTCTTGCAAACTGGAGCAATTACAAGGACTACAGCAAATAAGATTGCAGAAAGTCTTTATGCCAATGATTACAAGAAGTTGCAGAGCGCTATTGGGGAATATATGGATAAATCAATTAGCTTCTTCGATGGTGGAGCTGAAGGATTTTATCATGGTTTGATGCTAGGATTAATAGCATTAATGGATAATCAGTATAAGATTAAATCGAACCGAGAATCTGGAGATGGCAGATTTGATGTTTCTTTAATTCCAAGAGAAAAAAGGTATCCTGGTATTATTTTGGAATTAAAGTGGAAAGAAAAAATTAAGCGATGTTGA